One Suncus etruscus isolate mSunEtr1 chromosome 13, mSunEtr1.pri.cur, whole genome shotgun sequence genomic region harbors:
- the HPS3 gene encoding BLOC-2 complex member HPS3, whose product MVQLYNLHPFGSQQVVPCQLEPERFCGGGRDALFVAAGCKVEAFSVLGPELCQPRCTFSTLGRVLRLLYSEPGDYLVTIEEKNQATFLRAYVNWRSKKKENSRVCIRMLGHHLETPFNDSFRDQMSIVEMPLAETPLCISCCPVKGDLLVGCANKLVLFTLKYRSVSDTLSLVDFERSLIVHIDSITPVEISLCLGYIAVMSDLEVLILKLESDSKHPESAYHRPHKTSDPLRQAVGLRDESPQLESDDFVFCQKPLELLGEKSEQSGLSVTLELTGLTEEKVKDFHVQHLLYRRFTPDISSFELLGDVRLHSLQLLPILHTGSLASDEKHSSQEKDLLSLFCFFSLPHVGYLYMVVKSVELMSVYQYPERSQQAALTPHFLHVITSNNLQCFTVRCSAAVAREEDPYGDSTMQACPPVSMDVCALRIQLFIGLKALCHFQNHLILLTKAVPEGPPQRRPHFRKGSTLGKLRNSPAAEVGWNLYVVNTISPVQLYREMIEYSNTYKMTKTQSCIHLLSEAHLLVRAALLDAAQLEPGEKAELLEAFKESCGHLGDCYSRLNTQHCHLALPYYKMSGLSMGDVLARRDWAVDCESQSYEKGLLFYINHSLYENLDEELSDQLAVKVVEMFFMAEPKQLPHILCTPSMKNINPSTALNYLSKLDSSQCSPILVTLTKAAMALKMGDLDMYRNEMTSHSEMNLVYGFILEPRLLIQQRKGQMVPTEFSVHLKDTRPGLLVASILGLLRNSHIGVEEADSFFKVLCGKEEGATPQLLVDFWEAQLVACIPDMVLEELFLKLTTQYIWRLSNKQAPDTTPLRTAEDLISACGHYGLVSPWVNVLISCDPLPDKNYAEDLAKLQSLICGPSFDIASIMPFLEPLSEATAAGLSIHVLCRTRLKGHEQCIDTLLERCPEAIIPYANHELKEENRTLWWRKLLPELCQRIRRGGENCQLYLASLKETLSVVAVELELRDFLNVLPEDGTAAFFLPYLLYCSRKKSLM is encoded by the exons ATGGTGCAACTGTACAATTTGCACCCGTTTGGGTCTCAGCAAGTAGTGCCCTGCCAGCTTGAGCCCGAGCGGTTTTGTGGCGGCGGGCGGGATGCGCTTTTCGTGGCGGCGGGCTGCAAGGTGGAAGCGTTCTCCGTGCTGGGCCCGGAGCTGTGCCAGCCCAGATGCACCTTCTCCACGCTGGGCCGGGTGCTGCGCTTGCTGTACAGCGAGCCCG GAGACTATTTGGTAACAATTGAAGAGAAGAATCAAGCTACGTTTCTCCGTGCCTATGTGAACTGGAGAAGTAAGAAGAAGGAGAACTCGCGCGTATGCATCCGGATGCTGGGCCACCACTTGGAGACGCCCTTCAATGACAGTTTTAGGGACCAGATGTCCATCGTGGAAATGCCGTTGGCTGAGACTCCACTGTGCATCTCTTGTTGCCCTGTGAAGGGAGACCTTCTGGTTGGCTGTGCCAATAAGTTAGTCTTATTCACACTGAAGTATCGGAGTGTTAGTGACACACTCTCTCTGGTGGACTTTGAAAGGTCTCTGATTGTACACATAGACAGTATCACCCCTGTGGAAATTTCTCTATGCCTGGGATATATTGCTGTTATGTCAGACTTAGAAGTCCTTATCCTGAAGCTAGAGTCAGATTCTAAACACCCAGAGTCTGCCTACCATCGTCCGCATAAAACCAGCGACCCATTGAGACAGGCTGTAG gtcTCAGGGATGAAAGTCCACAACTTGAATCAGATGATTTTGTTTTCTGCCAAAAGCCATTGGAACTTCTTGGAGAGAAAAGTGAACAGTCTGGATTGTCTGTTACCCTGGAATTGACGGGACTGACTGAAGAGAAAGTAAAAGACTTCCATGTTCAGCATCTGCTTTATAG GCGTTTTACTCCTGATATTTCATCCTTTGAGCTGCTCGGTGATGTCAGGCTGCATTCCCTTCAACTGCTCCCCATTCTGCACACAG GTTCTCTTGCTTCTGATGAGAAACATTCATCTCAGGAAAAGGACTTGCTCAgccttttctgtttcttctccttGCCTCATGTGGGTTACCTTTACATGGTCGTCAAGTCTGTGGAGTTGATGTCAGTCTATCAGTACCCCGAGAGATCGCAGCAGGCTGCACTCACACCACATTTTCTGCATGTCATCACCAG CAACAACCTGCAATGCTTCACTGTTCGGTGTAGCGCAGCGGTGGCTCGTGAGGAGGACCCATATGGGGATAGCACCATGCAG GCTTGCCCGCCGGTCAGTATGGATGTCTGTGCCTTGAGAATCCAACTCTTCATTGGTTTGAAAGCCCTCTGTCACTTCCAGAATCACCTCATTCTTTTAACCAAGGCGGTCCCTGAAGGCCCCCCACAAAGAAGACCACA TTTTAGAAAAGGTAGTACCCTTGGAAAACTGAGAAACTCTCCTGCGGCGGAGGTGGGGTGGAATCTATATGTTGTGAATACTATCTCACCGGTACAGCTGTACAGAGAAATG ATTGAGTACAGTAATACCTATAAGATGACCAAAACTCAGAGCTGCATTCACCTGCTCAGTGAGGCCCATTTGCTGGTGAGAGCTGCCCTGCTGGATGCTGCTCAGTTGGAACCTGGAGAAAAGGCAGAGCTATTGGAAGCATTCAAGGAAAGCTGTGGACATCTGGGGGACTGCTACAGCAG gCTCAACACCCAGCATTGCCACCTTGCCTTGCCATACTATAAAATGTCTGGTTTGTCCATGGGTGATGTTCTGGCTCGCAGGGACTGGGCAGTAGACTGTGAATCGCAGAGCTATGAGAAGGGATTACTCTTTTACATTAATCACTCACTTTATGAAAACTTGGATGAAGAATTAAGTGAT CAATTAGCAGTGAAAGTGGTGGAGATGTTTTTTATGGCTGAGCCGAAGCAATTGCCCCACATTCTCTGTACACCGTCCATGAAGAACATTAACCCTTCAACTGCCCTGAACTACCTCAGCAAGCTGGATTCTTCTCAGTGTTCACCTATCTTGGTGACATTGACCAAGGCTGCAATGGCTTTGAAGATGGGAGATTTGGACATGTACAGAAACGAAATGACAAGCCACTCAGAG ATGAACTTGGTGTATGGCTTCATCTTGGAACCCCGGCTGTTGATTCAGCAGAGGAAGGGACAGATGGTCCCCACTGAATTTTCAGTTCACCTGAAAGACACCAGACCTGGATTGCTTGTGGCTTCTATTCTGGGCTTACTGAGGAACAGCCATATTGGAGTCGAAGAAGCAGATTCCTTCTTTAAG GTGCTTTGTGGTAAGGAGGAAGGTGCAACTCCTCAGCTCCTAGTAGACTTTTGGGAAGCTCAGCTAGTCGCTTGCATCCCGGACATGGTCCTTGAAGAACTATTTCTCAAACTCACGACCCAGTACATCTGGAGACTGTCCAACAAGCAGGCCCCAGACACCACGCCACTGCGCACAGCCGAGGACCTG ATCAGCGCCTGTGGTCATTATGGCTTGGTCAGCCCATGGGTTAATGTCTTAATATCCTGTGATCCCTTACCTGATAAAAATTATGCTGAAGACCTTGCAAAATTACAG TCTCTCATATGTGGTCCTTCATTTGACATAGCTTCCATCATGCCGTTCTTGGAGCCGTTGTCGGAAGCCACAGCTGCTGGCCTCAGCATCCATGTCCTGTGCCGCACGCGCCTGAAGGGGCATGAGCAGTGCATAGACACACTGTTAGAGCGCTGCCCCGAGGCCATCATCCCTTATGCCAACCATGAGCTGAAGGAAGAGAACCGG ACTTTGTGGTGGAGAAAATTATTGCCTGAGCTTTGCCAGAGAATCAGACGTGGAGGAGAGAACTGTCAACTCTACCTGGCATCACTGAAAG AAACATTGTCAGTGGTTGCTGTGGAACTAGAGCTGAGAGATTTCCTGAATGTTCTCCCTGAAGATGGCACTGCTGCCTTTTTCCTGCCATATCTCCTCTACTGCAGCCGGAAGAAATCACTGATGTGA